A region of Nostoc sp. 'Peltigera membranacea cyanobiont' N6 DNA encodes the following proteins:
- a CDS encoding exopolysaccharide biosynthesis protein: MAKLSNELQRYFFEEERPAKVTLAEILLLAQERIFGFLLIILSLPSALPVPAPGYSTPFGILIFLLAIQLIAGAKTPWLPKRMMNHPIQLTTVQGFLKAGIPWLKRIEAIARPRLSYICTTLPGRVTIGIAIALMAISMMIPIPGTNTLPAMGIFVTSFGLSEDDGAISLGGLVMCVMGAVLTTSILLALIWGGSSLLDIIKTWLGR; this comes from the coding sequence ATGGCTAAACTATCTAACGAACTACAACGCTATTTTTTTGAAGAAGAACGACCAGCAAAAGTTACTTTGGCAGAGATTCTATTGTTAGCGCAAGAAAGAATTTTTGGATTTTTGCTGATTATTCTATCTCTACCTTCCGCTTTACCAGTTCCAGCACCGGGATATTCAACTCCTTTCGGCATCCTGATTTTTCTGTTAGCGATACAGTTAATCGCTGGTGCTAAAACCCCCTGGCTACCCAAGCGGATGATGAATCATCCTATCCAACTCACGACAGTTCAGGGGTTTTTGAAGGCAGGGATTCCTTGGTTAAAAAGAATTGAAGCGATCGCTCGTCCTCGTCTAAGCTATATCTGTACTACTTTACCTGGTAGAGTGACCATTGGTATAGCGATCGCTTTGATGGCAATTTCCATGATGATTCCGATTCCTGGAACTAATACCCTGCCAGCAATGGGAATTTTTGTAACCAGTTTTGGCTTATCAGAAGATGATGGTGCTATTAGCCTGGGTGGTTTGGTAATGTGTGTGATGGGGGCAGTTTTGACTACTTCCATACTATTAGCGTTGATTTGGGGAGGTTCTAGTCTTCTCGACATTATCAAGACTTGGCTAGGTCGTTAA
- a CDS encoding type II toxin-antitoxin system HicA family toxin, whose translation MSSAIPVLNGREVVRVFESFGWEVARQSGSHIILVKEGELATLSVPEHREVAKGTLRSLIRTAGLTVSEFVSAI comes from the coding sequence ATGTCCTCTGCTATTCCTGTTCTTAACGGACGTGAAGTTGTTCGTGTGTTTGAGTCATTTGGTTGGGAAGTTGCACGCCAAAGTGGAAGCCATATAATTCTGGTTAAAGAAGGAGAGTTAGCCACACTATCTGTTCCTGAGCATCGTGAAGTAGCGAAAGGAACATTGCGAAGTTTGATTCGCACTGCGGGGCTGACAGTGAGCGAGTTTGTTTCTGCAATTTGA
- a CDS encoding ABC transporter permease gives MGRYLKVLRLFWGAAIAAELEYRVNFFIATLTSLGNLAGSLFGLFLFYRTGYTFSGWSWEAALVVLGIFTLLQGFSATFLASNLNRIVRHVQEGTLDFILLKPIPSQFWLSTHTLSPWGLPDLVFGCIIIGYAGKRLGVGINGYLLGMLPLLFSFVILYSLWYMLGSMSIWFVKVYNTTEVLRGLLEAGRYPIAAYPTAYRFFFTFVMPVAFLTTVPAQALLGRSEISWLIGAAILAVALFFASTWFWRFALRFYTSASS, from the coding sequence ATGGGAAGATATTTGAAAGTACTAAGATTATTTTGGGGTGCTGCGATCGCTGCTGAGTTAGAATATCGTGTTAACTTTTTCATCGCTACCCTCACCAGCTTGGGAAATCTTGCGGGTAGCCTCTTTGGACTATTCTTGTTTTACCGTACTGGCTATACTTTTAGTGGCTGGTCATGGGAAGCAGCTTTAGTAGTTTTAGGAATTTTTACCTTACTACAAGGATTTTCTGCTACTTTTTTAGCGTCGAACTTAAATCGCATTGTCCGCCATGTCCAGGAAGGCACTTTGGACTTTATATTATTAAAGCCTATCCCCAGTCAATTTTGGCTTTCCACTCATACCCTTTCACCTTGGGGACTGCCGGATCTAGTTTTTGGTTGTATTATTATTGGCTATGCAGGTAAACGCCTCGGTGTGGGGATAAACGGCTATCTACTTGGGATGCTGCCGTTATTATTCAGCTTCGTGATTTTATACAGTCTGTGGTATATGCTGGGATCTATGAGTATTTGGTTCGTAAAAGTATACAATACTACCGAAGTACTGCGTGGTTTGCTTGAAGCTGGACGGTATCCTATTGCTGCATATCCCACTGCTTACCGCTTTTTCTTCACTTTTGTGATGCCAGTAGCCTTTTTAACTACAGTACCAGCCCAAGCATTACTGGGTCGGAGTGAAATTAGCTGGTTAATAGGTGCGGCTATATTAGCAGTAGCATTGTTTTTTGCTTCTACTTGGTTTTGGCGGTTTGCATTACGGTTTTATACTAGTGCTTCGAGTTAG
- a CDS encoding IS1634 family transposase encodes MDYQKEEFESKNLDHLGIVAGIIDDIGIVEKINDIFLIDKREKINTGEVVKAIILNGLGFVSKPLYLFSQFFEDKAIEHLLGEGIKPEDLNDDKLGRVMDKIYRYGLTKLFLIIALEVVKKYKISTKYSHLDSTSLHLHGEYNNRLDNQEKELEIISYNPIVITQGYSRDHRPDLKQCILDLIVSSDGDIPLFFRGGSGNESDKAVFGKILVEYSKQIDFESIMVADSALYSENNLKLMENIKWISRVPLSIKKAKNLVKAFLSAELNKSEVKGYSYQEEKMTYGGIEQRWLLVESEDRKKADLKKLTQKIKSEFLKTGKQIAKLAAYEFEQPSLAISKIKELESQLKYHKISEVKILEKEIKDKKVIYKVVGELIENQELITENQNSCGRFILATNILDTTELSASEILRIYKQQQSSERGFRFIKDPLFFADSLFVKNPERVETMMMLMGLCLLVYNLGQRQLRSSLKTEKATVKNQLNKPTERPTLRWIFQCFQGVHILITQGISLILNLTEERCQILQFLPDSCQKYYSLA; translated from the coding sequence ATGGATTACCAAAAAGAAGAGTTTGAGAGTAAAAACTTGGATCACTTGGGAATAGTAGCAGGAATAATTGATGATATAGGAATCGTAGAAAAAATCAATGATATATTTTTAATTGATAAGAGAGAAAAAATCAATACAGGAGAAGTAGTCAAAGCAATCATTCTTAATGGGCTTGGTTTTGTCTCAAAACCATTATATTTATTTTCTCAATTTTTTGAAGATAAAGCTATAGAACATTTATTAGGAGAAGGAATTAAACCAGAAGATTTAAACGATGATAAATTGGGAAGAGTTATGGATAAGATATACAGATATGGACTGACTAAATTATTTTTAATAATTGCCTTAGAAGTAGTCAAAAAATATAAAATATCGACTAAATATTCTCACTTAGATTCAACTTCCTTGCATTTGCATGGAGAATACAATAATCGCCTAGATAATCAGGAAAAAGAATTAGAAATAATTTCATATAATCCGATTGTAATCACACAGGGATATTCTCGTGACCACAGACCAGATTTAAAGCAATGTATCTTAGATTTAATAGTAAGTAGTGATGGAGATATTCCATTGTTTTTTAGGGGAGGGTCGGGAAATGAATCAGATAAAGCTGTTTTTGGCAAAATTTTAGTAGAGTATTCTAAACAAATAGATTTTGAAAGCATCATGGTAGCTGATAGTGCTTTATATAGCGAGAATAATTTGAAATTAATGGAGAACATAAAATGGATAAGTCGAGTACCATTATCCATTAAAAAAGCTAAAAACTTGGTAAAAGCATTCTTGAGTGCAGAACTAAATAAAAGTGAAGTAAAAGGATATAGCTATCAAGAAGAAAAAATGACTTATGGGGGAATAGAACAAAGATGGTTATTAGTAGAAAGTGAAGACAGAAAAAAAGCAGACCTGAAGAAATTAACACAGAAAATCAAGTCAGAATTCCTAAAAACTGGAAAACAAATAGCTAAGTTAGCTGCATATGAATTTGAACAGCCATCTTTAGCGATATCTAAAATTAAAGAACTTGAGTCCCAACTAAAATATCATAAAATCTCGGAAGTCAAAATTCTTGAGAAGGAAATTAAAGATAAAAAAGTAATTTATAAAGTTGTAGGTGAATTGATAGAAAATCAGGAATTAATTACGGAAAATCAAAATTCTTGTGGGAGATTTATTTTAGCAACTAATATTTTGGATACAACAGAGTTATCAGCCTCAGAAATACTGAGAATATATAAACAACAGCAATCCTCAGAACGAGGATTTAGATTTATTAAAGATCCTTTATTTTTTGCCGATAGTCTTTTTGTGAAAAATCCCGAACGAGTAGAGACAATGATGATGTTAATGGGATTGTGTCTTTTGGTTTATAATTTAGGACAAAGACAACTAAGAAGCTCTTTAAAAACCGAAAAAGCTACAGTTAAAAATCAATTGAATAAACCAACTGAACGTCCTACATTGCGCTGGATATTTCAATGTTTTCAAGGAGTTCACATTCTGATTACACAAGGAATTTCGCTAATTCTTAACTTAACAGAAGAACGTTGTCAAATCTTGCAGTTCCTTCCTGATTCTTGTCAAAAATATTATTCTTTAGCTTAA
- a CDS encoding tetratricopeptide repeat protein — MHLLLRIFPIFSLAIATSLPFSLVQAQTSNQTCQALLSNERSYVNWYPVKPLSETIATDAVARQLDELQAIAVSPSSLDLAIQRELGQWLIEKPDPGPPDTGAPARMDALLKALPKTQKPQLTAIFDQLANRIEKLPSLILRAEMTGKLAGYYQQLQGNDRAALLLNQAIAKALKSTDVQGRTAQLTKLLDAVVELGLSKAIVPQLPQIETVLARSVPSLSLARVYADTNQSQKALLLADRVAKATPAGQIVNSDLIALYLQLNQLSRANLYFKRSSPEDDAPYGRLAAAYDRAKQTEQADKVFKDGFSGLRRGLAINHFLSAYLKAGGNPDRLFTGLPTLEGVGIIDLGSDYLLPAAGEYRRRNQPEKASKAIAQFVKLAASGNLRLDDLLMTAIRDGNLLEAKTAFEQLLAQNAFAKVEPPINFAGEINALDAIAPFVQRLSKNPERRIELLQSLAIAYAKQNQPDKAISIAERIPRRSPNYSSAIDTLAQVATVFAKSGQKTQAQMIFAKALSLSSNIKEIDTRAQAYAAIARAYTNAGETASAETTRQTAVKWALSLPTDPNVVSMPSLILQQFLNTNQVEAAWKTLQEISKDGYKDASIGDLVSTALYLGNLSIAQQAVDLQSSYATPELFVEQASQLAKAYLDRDRPEEAIKMLERAINVLNKQKQPNVSLLLPIVRLYAKAGRIDVARQLMSKFLYPISSNDLSWRQELEQYVDCHEKAFL; from the coding sequence ATGCACCTTTTATTAAGAATCTTTCCGATTTTCAGCCTTGCGATCGCAACTTCCTTACCCTTTTCATTGGTACAAGCACAAACCTCCAATCAAACCTGCCAAGCTTTGTTGAGCAACGAGCGCAGTTATGTCAACTGGTATCCGGTAAAGCCATTGTCCGAAACTATTGCTACAGATGCAGTGGCACGTCAACTTGATGAACTCCAAGCGATCGCAGTATCACCCAGTTCCTTAGATTTAGCCATACAGAGGGAGTTAGGACAATGGTTGATCGAGAAGCCAGATCCAGGGCCGCCTGACACAGGTGCTCCGGCCCGAATGGATGCATTGCTCAAAGCACTACCCAAGACTCAGAAACCTCAACTCACTGCCATTTTCGACCAATTAGCAAATCGGATTGAAAAGTTGCCATCGTTGATTTTACGGGCAGAAATGACTGGCAAACTAGCAGGCTATTACCAACAGTTACAGGGCAATGACCGCGCGGCTCTACTTCTCAACCAAGCGATCGCCAAGGCATTAAAGTCTACCGATGTGCAAGGCCGCACTGCTCAATTAACCAAGCTTCTTGATGCAGTTGTCGAGCTTGGACTGTCCAAAGCTATTGTCCCACAGTTGCCGCAAATTGAAACCGTTCTTGCCCGTAGTGTCCCAAGTTTATCTTTAGCCCGTGTTTATGCTGATACCAACCAATCGCAAAAAGCACTTCTACTTGCCGATCGTGTTGCCAAAGCTACCCCCGCAGGACAAATCGTCAATTCAGACCTGATTGCGCTGTATCTACAATTAAATCAGCTATCACGAGCCAACCTTTATTTTAAAAGAAGCTCTCCTGAAGATGATGCTCCCTACGGACGTTTAGCTGCTGCTTACGATCGCGCTAAACAGACCGAACAGGCTGATAAAGTCTTTAAGGATGGATTTAGTGGGCTGCGAAGGGGGCTAGCAATCAATCACTTTTTGTCCGCCTACTTAAAAGCTGGGGGCAATCCCGACCGCCTTTTTACGGGGCTGCCGACACTTGAAGGAGTGGGAATCATCGATTTGGGTAGCGACTATTTGTTGCCAGCCGCAGGCGAATATCGCCGCCGCAACCAACCGGAAAAAGCCTCCAAAGCGATCGCCCAATTCGTGAAACTTGCGGCATCTGGAAATTTGCGTCTTGACGACCTTCTAATGACAGCGATTAGGGATGGCAATCTCCTAGAAGCCAAAACAGCTTTTGAGCAATTACTTGCCCAGAATGCATTTGCCAAAGTTGAACCACCTATTAACTTTGCAGGTGAAATTAATGCCCTAGATGCGATCGCACCTTTTGTTCAACGCTTATCAAAAAACCCTGAGCGCCGCATTGAGTTACTCCAATCTCTGGCGATCGCTTATGCTAAACAGAATCAACCCGACAAAGCCATCTCTATTGCAGAGCGGATTCCGCGTCGAAGCCCAAACTATTCTTCTGCAATTGATACATTGGCACAGGTTGCCACAGTATTTGCAAAAAGTGGGCAAAAAACTCAAGCTCAGATGATATTTGCGAAAGCTTTAAGTTTGTCATCAAACATTAAAGAAATTGACACTCGTGCCCAAGCTTATGCAGCAATTGCTCGCGCTTATACTAATGCTGGAGAAACAGCCTCTGCGGAAACGACTCGTCAAACTGCTGTCAAATGGGCTTTATCCTTACCTACCGATCCCAATGTCGTCTCTATGCCGTCCTTAATCTTGCAACAGTTTTTGAATACCAATCAAGTCGAAGCAGCCTGGAAAACGCTCCAGGAGATTTCTAAGGATGGTTACAAAGACGCAAGCATTGGCGATCTGGTATCTACAGCGTTATATCTGGGTAACTTATCCATTGCCCAGCAAGCGGTTGATTTACAGTCTAGCTACGCAACGCCAGAATTATTTGTAGAGCAAGCATCTCAACTTGCTAAAGCTTACCTCGACCGCGATCGCCCTGAAGAAGCAATCAAAATGCTCGAACGGGCTATAAATGTTCTCAATAAGCAAAAGCAACCTAATGTCAGCCTTCTCCTGCCAATTGTACGACTTTATGCAAAAGCTGGACGCATCGATGTTGCTCGTCAGTTGATGAGCAAGTTTCTGTATCCTATTTCATCTAACGATCTTTCTTGGCGACAAGAACTTGAGCAATATGTCGATTGCCACGAGAAAGCTTTTTTATAA
- the urtC gene encoding urea ABC transporter permease subunit UrtC, producing MRKKGGRLILIEVGVVVAIALFLIIIMPMVLSEFRLNLLGRFLSLAIVALGIDLIWGYTGLLSLGHGIFFGLGGYAIAMYLKLQVPTGELPDFMGLYGVTELPAFWQPFYSFPLTIAAVVLIPGLLAGLLGYLVFRNRLKGVYFSILTQAGTIVFFNFFNGQQQFFNGTNGLIDFTTLFGATVSDAKTQFVFYTLTVVFLAITYGICRWLTTGRFGRLLIAIRDDESRVRFSGYDPTDFKVLVFAVSGAIAGIAGAFYTIQSGSVSPRAMDIAFSIEMVIWVAVGGRATLIGAIVGTLLVNYARTFLSEQFAEIWLFFQGALFLIVVTVLPDGIVGWLRSQNISLFNRRQEISTYPTLEEDPEVQHERENIGN from the coding sequence ATGAGAAAGAAGGGAGGAAGGTTAATTTTAATTGAGGTGGGGGTGGTGGTTGCGATCGCACTTTTCCTTATAATTATTATGCCAATGGTGCTGTCGGAGTTTCGCCTGAATTTGTTGGGGCGATTTTTGTCGCTGGCGATCGTGGCTTTGGGTATCGATTTGATTTGGGGGTATACTGGTTTATTGAGTTTGGGACATGGTATTTTCTTTGGTTTGGGTGGATATGCGATCGCAATGTACCTAAAACTGCAAGTCCCGACTGGAGAATTGCCTGATTTCATGGGGCTTTATGGGGTTACGGAACTTCCCGCATTTTGGCAACCTTTTTATTCGTTTCCTTTGACAATAGCTGCTGTGGTACTAATTCCAGGGTTATTGGCGGGATTGTTAGGATATTTGGTTTTCCGAAATCGCCTCAAGGGAGTTTATTTTTCTATCTTGACTCAGGCGGGAACTATTGTATTTTTCAACTTCTTTAACGGTCAACAACAATTTTTCAACGGTACGAACGGACTAATAGATTTTACAACTTTGTTTGGGGCAACGGTCAGCGATGCCAAAACACAGTTTGTTTTCTACACGCTGACGGTAGTGTTTCTCGCAATCACCTACGGTATTTGTCGCTGGTTGACAACTGGACGTTTTGGCAGATTGTTGATAGCGATTCGTGATGATGAAAGTCGGGTAAGATTTTCTGGCTATGACCCTACAGATTTTAAGGTGTTGGTGTTTGCAGTTTCAGGTGCGATCGCAGGTATAGCAGGAGCATTTTACACCATTCAGAGTGGTTCTGTATCACCCAGAGCAATGGATATTGCCTTTTCCATTGAAATGGTGATTTGGGTCGCTGTAGGGGGACGCGCTACTTTAATTGGCGCAATTGTCGGAACTTTATTAGTAAATTATGCCCGCACTTTTTTAAGTGAACAATTTGCTGAAATCTGGCTATTTTTCCAAGGCGCACTATTTTTGATAGTTGTTACAGTCCTTCCTGACGGCATAGTGGGATGGTTGCGTAGCCAGAATATTTCTCTTTTCAACCGCCGTCAAGAAATTTCTACATATCCCACCTTGGAAGAAGACCCTGAAGTGCAACATGAACGCGAAAATATTGGAAACTGA
- the urtE gene encoding urea ABC transporter ATP-binding subunit UrtE: MLKISNLDVYYGESHILRNVDLSVPSGQMICLIGRNGVGKSTLLKTIMGLLKPRSGTINLAGELINSKSPDQRAKLGIGYVPQGREIIPRLTVKENLLLGLEARRKPVKKVEIPEEVFSLFPVLKTMLSRMGGDLSGGQQQQLAIARALMGEPQLLILDEPTEGIQPSIILEIEAAVRRIVETTGISVLLVEQHLHFVRQADYYYAMQKGGIVASGSTSELSQDVIQRFLAV; the protein is encoded by the coding sequence ATGCTAAAAATCTCTAACCTTGATGTTTACTACGGCGAAAGCCATATACTCCGCAATGTAGATTTAAGCGTACCATCCGGGCAAATGATATGCCTGATTGGACGCAATGGGGTAGGAAAATCTACATTACTCAAAACAATTATGGGTTTACTCAAACCCCGTAGCGGTACAATTAACTTAGCTGGAGAATTAATCAATTCCAAATCTCCCGACCAAAGGGCGAAATTAGGGATTGGTTATGTTCCACAAGGGCGAGAAATTATTCCCCGTTTGACAGTCAAAGAAAATCTGCTGCTGGGGTTGGAAGCTAGACGCAAACCAGTAAAAAAAGTAGAAATTCCAGAGGAAGTTTTTAGCTTATTCCCGGTGTTAAAAACCATGCTTTCGCGGATGGGTGGTGATTTGAGTGGGGGACAGCAGCAACAATTAGCGATCGCACGTGCTTTAATGGGAGAACCTCAATTACTCATCTTAGATGAACCCACTGAAGGTATTCAACCCTCCATCATCCTCGAAATTGAAGCCGCAGTCCGTCGCATTGTCGAAACCACAGGTATTTCGGTTTTATTGGTAGAGCAACATTTGCACTTTGTCCGTCAGGCTGATTACTATTACGCCATGCAAAAAGGCGGTATTGTCGCCTCCGGTTCCACATCTGAACTCAGCCAAGATGTGATTCAACGCTTCTTAGCTGTTTAA
- a CDS encoding thioredoxin family protein → MSTDSPVNSPDKPESPFGKRLRNFLIVMVAIALSVALVLGLRTETTSATLAKLSDSSTPLEVAVSNGKPSLVEFYADWCAVCQKMAPDIIQLETEYADKMNFVMLNVDNTKWLPEMLKYRVDGIPHFVFLSQQGETIAQAIGDQPRTIMASNLEALVTGSSLPYAQASGKVSKFSAPVAPTANQDDPRSHGSQVVN, encoded by the coding sequence ATGAGTACTGATTCACCTGTTAATTCCCCAGATAAACCTGAATCTCCATTCGGGAAGCGTTTGAGAAACTTCTTAATTGTAATGGTAGCGATCGCTCTTAGCGTTGCCCTCGTCTTAGGATTGCGAACTGAAACGACCTCGGCAACCTTAGCCAAGTTAAGCGATTCATCTACACCCCTAGAAGTAGCTGTCAGCAACGGCAAACCATCTCTAGTAGAATTTTATGCTGATTGGTGTGCTGTCTGTCAGAAAATGGCACCAGATATCATTCAACTGGAAACAGAGTATGCTGACAAGATGAATTTTGTCATGCTGAATGTAGATAATACCAAGTGGCTACCAGAGATGTTGAAATATCGGGTAGATGGGATTCCCCATTTTGTATTTTTGAGTCAGCAAGGAGAAACCATCGCCCAAGCCATCGGCGATCAGCCCCGCACAATTATGGCTAGCAATTTAGAGGCTTTGGTTACAGGTTCATCTCTGCCTTATGCTCAAGCTAGCGGCAAAGTTTCCAAATTTTCAGCCCCAGTAGCACCAACGGCTAATCAAGACGATCCCCGCAGTCATGGCAGCCAAGTAGTAAATTAG
- a CDS encoding type II toxin-antitoxin system HicB family antitoxin translates to MRFNVTVDRDEDGAWIVECPSIPGCVSQGQTKKEALENIKDAIAACLQVRAERGLPLTIETHQVEVVA, encoded by the coding sequence ATGAGGTTCAATGTAACGGTTGATCGTGATGAAGATGGTGCATGGATTGTAGAGTGCCCCAGTATTCCGGGTTGTGTGAGTCAAGGTCAGACTAAGAAAGAAGCACTAGAAAATATCAAAGATGCAATAGCTGCTTGTCTACAAGTTCGTGCCGAGCGCGGTTTGCCACTTACCATAGAGACTCACCAAGTAGAGGTTGTGGCTTAG
- the urtD gene encoding urea ABC transporter ATP-binding protein UrtD: MNAKILETENVTVSFDGFKALNQLNFSMDVGELRVVIGPNGAGKTTFLDVITGKVQPTVGRVLFKGRNLRSLPEYKIARLGIGRKFQTPRIYLNLTPRENLEITSNKKKNVFSTLFERSNAAEKNNIKGLLETIGLTPKADIRAGLLSHGEKQRLEIGMLVAQSPDLLLVDEPAAGLTDEETYNIGELLLALAQSHSILVIEHDMEFVRQIANKVTVLHEGSVLCEGNFEEVQNDSRVIEVYLGKQEE, encoded by the coding sequence ATGAACGCGAAAATATTGGAAACTGAAAACGTAACTGTTAGTTTCGACGGTTTTAAGGCGTTAAACCAGCTTAACTTTAGTATGGATGTGGGTGAATTACGGGTGGTAATTGGCCCCAATGGTGCGGGAAAAACAACGTTTCTGGATGTAATTACGGGGAAAGTTCAGCCAACCGTGGGGCGAGTTTTATTCAAAGGAAGAAACCTGCGTTCTTTACCTGAATATAAAATTGCCCGATTGGGAATTGGGCGCAAGTTTCAAACACCCCGAATTTACTTAAACTTAACGCCCCGTGAAAATCTAGAAATTACTAGTAACAAGAAGAAAAATGTCTTTTCTACTTTGTTTGAACGTTCTAACGCTGCTGAAAAGAATAATATTAAAGGATTGTTAGAAACTATCGGTTTAACTCCGAAAGCTGATATTAGAGCAGGTTTACTTTCTCACGGCGAAAAGCAGCGTTTAGAAATTGGGATGTTAGTAGCACAATCACCTGATTTATTACTCGTTGATGAACCAGCTGCGGGCTTAACAGATGAAGAAACTTATAACATTGGCGAACTGCTTTTAGCACTAGCGCAAAGCCATTCTATTTTAGTTATTGAACACGATATGGAATTTGTACGTCAAATTGCTAATAAAGTAACAGTGTTACATGAAGGTTCGGTGCTGTGTGAAGGAAATTTTGAGGAAGTGCAAAATGACTCTCGTGTGATTGAAGTATATCTAGGAAAACAGGAAGAATAA
- a CDS encoding DedA family protein, whose translation MHLNLPDLITKIGYFGVWAIVFAESGLLIGFFLPGDSLLFTAGFLASVPEPVFNIWVLIFGSFVCAVLGDNVGYTTGYRFGRKLFQKEDSWLFHKKHLVKTQNFYDKHGKKTLVLARFTPIIRTFAPIVAGIGAMHYRTFLSYNLIGGFLWTFGITILGFFLGKSLPPEQVDKYLLPIIGAIIVISLLPSMIHVIQENRANKG comes from the coding sequence ATGCATTTAAATTTACCAGACCTAATTACAAAAATTGGCTACTTTGGGGTATGGGCAATTGTCTTTGCAGAATCTGGCTTGCTAATTGGTTTTTTTCTGCCGGGAGATAGTTTACTATTTACTGCTGGATTCCTCGCATCTGTTCCAGAACCCGTATTTAACATTTGGGTTCTGATTTTTGGTTCTTTTGTTTGTGCAGTCCTTGGTGATAATGTTGGCTACACTACAGGATACAGATTTGGCAGAAAGTTATTTCAGAAAGAAGATTCATGGTTGTTTCATAAAAAACACCTGGTAAAAACCCAGAATTTTTATGACAAGCATGGCAAAAAAACTCTAGTTTTGGCCAGGTTTACACCGATTATTCGCACTTTTGCGCCGATTGTGGCTGGGATTGGTGCAATGCATTATCGGACATTTCTTTCTTACAACTTAATTGGTGGCTTTCTTTGGACATTCGGCATCACTATCTTAGGATTTTTCTTAGGAAAATCTCTGCCACCTGAACAGGTAGATAAGTATTTGTTACCAATTATTGGAGCAATTATAGTGATTTCTTTACTGCCATCAATGATTCATGTAATCCAAGAAAATAGAGCAAACAAAGGTTGA
- a CDS encoding diguanylate cyclase domain-containing protein codes for MGLIIDAGQLLKQSFRNSDIVARLGGDEFIVFISSYFKDADSIQEYLQANIANFNQQQNRRYELSMSMGIERYSPESNMSLEQLIAKSDELMYAHKRLKRESIR; via the coding sequence GTGGGCTTGATTATTGATGCTGGTCAATTACTCAAGCAAAGTTTTCGGAACTCGGATATTGTTGCTCGCTTGGGTGGAGATGAGTTCATTGTTTTCATCTCCAGCTACTTTAAGGATGCAGATAGCATTCAAGAGTATCTACAAGCAAATATTGCCAACTTTAATCAACAGCAAAACCGTCGCTATGAACTTTCGATGAGTATGGGGATAGAGCGTTACTCACCAGAAAGCAATATGTCACTAGAACAACTAATCGCTAAGTCTGACGAATTAATGTACGCTCATAAGCGTCTGAAGCGAGAATCTATTCGATAA